One Chryseobacterium tructae genomic window, TCAAATATGAAAAACCGGATTTTCAAGCGATTCGTTACTACGCAGCTCCAAAAACAAAACCGGAGTTGGAAAGTCTTGATCAGGTAGATCCTGAATTATTGAAAACTTTCGAAAAGCTAGGGATTAATATTGAGGAGCAAAAAAGGCTTTCAGGAGTTGCTGTAGATATTGTAATAGATTCAGTTTCTGTGAAAACCACTTTCCAGGATACATTGGCAGAAAAAGGAATTATTTTCTGTTCCATCTCTGAAGCTATTAAAAACCACCCTGATTTAGTAAGAAAATATCTTGGAAAAGTAGTGCCAAGAGGAGATAACTTCTATGCAGCATTGAATTCCGCAGTATTCTCTGACGGAAGTTTCTGTTATATTCCTAAAGGCGTAAAATGTCCAATGGAACTTTCTACTTACTTCCGTATCAACCAGGCAGGAACAGGACAATTTGAAAGAACACTTGTCATTGCCGATGAAGGAAGTTATGTTTCTTACCTTGAAGGATGTACAGCTCCGTCAAGAGATGAAAACCAGCTTCACGCAGCAGTTGTGGAACTGATCGCTTTAGACAACGCTGAAATTAAATATTCAACTGTACAGAACTGGTACCCAGGAAATGAAGAAGGAAAAGGTGGGGTATTCAACTTTGTAACGAAAAGAGGACTTTGTGAAAGAAGTGCAAAAATCTCATGGACACAGGTTGAAACAGGTTCTGCAGTAACATGGAAATACCCTTCTTGTATTCTGAAAGGAGACAACTCTATCGGAGAATTCTACTCTATCGCGGTAACGAACAACCACCAGTATGCAGATACGGGAACAAAAATGATCCACATTGGAAAAAACACCAAGTCAACGATCATTTCTAAAGGAATCTCTGCAGGAAAATCTCAAAACTCATACAGAGGACAGGTAAAAGTAATGCCTTCCGCAAAAGGAGCAAGAAACTTTTCTCAGTGTGACTCTTTATTGATGGGTAACGAATGTGGAGCACATACTTTCCCTTATATTGAAATCAAAGATCCTACGGCTCAATTGGAACACGAAGCTACCACTTCGAAAATTGGAGAAGATCAGATTTTCTACTGTAACCAAAGAGGTATCGATACAGAAAGAGCAATTGCTTTGATCGTAAATGGTTTCAGTAAAGAAGTTTTAAATAAACTTCCAATGGAATTTGCTATTGAAGCACAGAAATTATTAGAAATTTCATTAGAAGGATCAGTAGGATAATCCACTGAAAAGATGATCCCTATGAAAAAGTTCTTACTCGTATTTTTTGGATTTATTTTTCTAAACCTTTCTGCTCAGGAAAAAGCAGGATTTCAACTTTCAAGTCATATTCTTGACATCTCACAGGGTCAGCCTGCAGGAAAAGTTGAAATAGAATTGGAAAAATATAATGAAACCACCAAACAATGGGTTTCTCTTGGTAAAAAGCAAACTGATAATAATGGCAGGGTTTCAGATTTTTTACCATATCAAAAGGCCGGTAATAATGGAAAATACAAACTTGTATTCTTCATAGAGGATTATTACAAACATAAAAATATAGAAAGCTTCTATCCGTCCATTGAAGTAATATTCAAGATAAAAGACAACGAGCATTATCATGTTCCGATTACTTTATCACCTTATGGATATTCCACGTACAGAGGAAGCTAGTACAATTATAAAAAGAAAAAGTTAGCAAGAATGTTACAAATTAAAGACCTTCACGCCAAAATTGAAGACGGCGCAGAAATATTAAAAGGGATTAACCTTGAAATAAAGCCAGGCGAAGTTCACGCCATCATGGGGCCGAACGGAGCTGGTAAGTCTACCCTTTCTTCTGTAATCGCTGGAAAAGAGGATTACGAAGTGACAGGTGGAGAAATCCTTTTCCAAGGAGAAGATATCATTGAAGATGCTCCTGAAGACAGAGCACACAAAGGAATCTTCCTATCTTTCCAGTATCCAGTGGAAATTCCGGGAGTTTCTGTAACGAACTTCATCAAAGCAGCTTTAAACGAAACAAGAAAAGCAAACGGATTACAAGAAATGCCTGCTAAAGAAATGCTTGCATTAATCCGTGAAAAATCTGAGAAATTAGGTATCAAAAAAGATTTCCTTTCAAGATCACTGAACGAAGGATTCTCCGGAGGTGAAAAGAAAAGAAACGAGATCTTCCAGATGATGATGCTTAACCCTAAATTGGCGATCCTTGATGAAACAGATTCAGGATTGGACATCGATGCATTAAGAATTGTAGCGGATGGGGTAAACCACTTTAAAAATGAAGGAAACGCAGTTCTTTTGATTACTCACTATCAAAGATTGCTTAACTATATTCAACCTGACTTCGTTCACGTTCTGGCAAATGGAAAAATCATCAAAACAGGTGATAAATCTTTAGCATTAGAATTGGAAGAGAAAGGTTACGACTGGCTTCTTAATTAAGAAGAAAACCAATTATCTCAGGGATTAAAAGTTTTTCGCCATCATTCTGAATGAAAGGTAACGAAATGAAGAATCTCTGCTATTAAATTTGAATTCCTTTCTTTGGAATGACAATGTTTTAGTTCAAATAAAAAGAAAAAATGGTGCAGACCACAGATATACCAGTAATGGCATTAAAAGAACAAATTATAGAGAACCATAATGAATTTTTGGAGAGTCTTCGTCACAGATTTCTGGATGATGATAGAAAAGCAGCTCTTCAAAAGTTTGGAAATATTGGTTTTCCAACAAAAAAAGACGAAGAATATAAATATACCAATCTAAAGGAGATCACGGAAAAAAGCTACAGCTTCTTCCCGAAAGAAAACCATAACATCACTAAAGAGCAGTTTGATGAACTGCACCTTGGTGAAGAGAACTTTGATTGGATTGTTTTTGTAAATGGTAAACTTCACAAAGAGCTTTCAAAAGTTTCTATTGAAAATGTAGAGTTTCTTTCATTCAATTATGCATTGAATGATGATAAGCATAAAGAGATCTTTGAAAAGTACTTTAACACGATTGCTTCCAAAGACCTAGCTTTCACAAACTTAAACCTTGCATACTGCAAATATGGTTTCTTCCTGAAGGTTCCTAAAAATGTAGTGATTGAAAAACCAATTCATGTTTTCTACATTTCTCAGAATCAGGATGAAAATACATTCTACAATACAAGAAATTTATTAATTGTAGAAGAAGGAGCAAAAGTTGAAGTAATTGAGAGTCACCACAATTTTGATGACACATATGTGTTAACGAACTCTGTTACAGAGATCTTCACTTATCCAAATGCTAAAGCAGACTGGCATAAGCTTCAAAACGATAATAATACTTCATATCTTATCGACAACACTTTCGCAAAACAGGAAAAAGACAGTTTAACGACTGTAAATACATTCTCTTTCGGAGGTAAGCTGGTAAGAAATAACCTGGATTTCATTCAGAATGGATCTAATATCAATTCATTCATGAACGGAATCACAATTATCGGAAAAGATCAATTGGTAGACCACCATACAGCGGTTCACCATAACTTCCCGAACTGTGAAAGTTATCAGAACTACAAAGGAATCTTCGATGGTAATGCTCACGGAGTTTTCAACGGGAAAGTTTTTGTTGATAAAATCGCTCAAAAAACCAATGCTTACCAACAGAACAATAACGTATTGCTAAGTGAAGGAGCAAGCATTGATACTAAACCTCAGTTAGAGATTTTTGCAGATGATGTAAAATGTTCCCACGGATGTACAGTAGGCCAGTTGAATGAAGATGCCCTATTCTACCTGAGAGCAAGAGGAATCTCCAAAAAAGAAGCTCAGGCATTACTTTTATATGCTTTTGCCAATGATGCCATGCAAAACATCGATATTGAGCCTCTAAAAGAAAAAATTTCAAAGCTATTGGCTGAGAAATTAGAAGTAGATATAGAATTTTAACCGTTATATATTGATACATAAAAAGCACTTCAAAATGAAGTGCTTTTTTATTTTGCATTGTAACTGCAACCTTTCTCTTTTTTATCATCTTATAAGAAACAAAACCATGAAAGTTTATTTAAATAAAGGCAATATGTTCGATATTTTCGTTAAAGATTAGTAAAATAATAGCTCTTCGGTTTGAAGAGCTATTTTTATTTTATATCTGAGTTTATTTCTTTAACCAGCTTTGGTTATCCTTATTATCTGAACGTTTCTTTCCGTTATCAAAATTATAAGCTAGTCCTACTCCCAAAGTCTGTTTTAACTGAGTTTTCCATATCTGATTGTGATCATATAATAGATCAAGTGTTACATTCGTGGAAATATATTTATTGATTTTCATGCTTAAAACTCCGCTATATCCAAGAACTAATCTTTCCGGATGATCCAGGTAGTTTGAAAAAACAGAAGCCGTATTAAGCAAAGTAATATTCTCCATAATTTTTAGCTTGTACATAGCTGTTCCCAAGAAACCGAACTGGAAAAGAGAAGAATCACCATCATTTTTAAGTCCATACGTTCCTGCTTTTTGAAGATCTTTATCCAATACAAAAGTCCATCTGGCATTCGCAGGACGTAATGTTACTGTAAGATTATCATCAGGACGATAAGTAACCCCTGCTCCAACGCTTAGGTAACCGGGTGCCATAAAGTTGGAGATTTTCTTTGCATCAGGATTATTACCATCTTCATAACCTGGTGCGAATTGAGTTTGAATTCCGACCCCCCCAGAGATATACCAATGTTTAGCAAACTCTCTACCATAGTTTGTAGATAAATTAATAACATCTTGAGTTTTTCTTACTCCGGTACCCTGTGTGTTGTTTTGGCCGTAACCAAGAATAATAATGTTTTCCCAAAGATCTTTTCCTTTTTCATAAGTAAGATTGTAGTTGACACCAGCAAGCCAGCCCACATTGTTGGCTCCACCCCCTACCCAGTTTGAAAAGGCAGCCTGATTAAGCATTAAAGTATTTTGCCCTTGAATAGACCAGGCTTTAACAGTATCTGTTACGGGAGCATCAGTTTTTGTTTCCTGAGCCATGGTCATAGCTCCAAAAGAAATGGAAGCGATTAATAAAACTTTTTTCATAATTAACGATTTCCTACAAATGTATAAATAATAATTTATGCCTAAATAAAATTCACTTTAAAATGAATTGAAATCCAAAGCAGTCATAGCCATAACAAAATGAAAATAAAACACTTAAAAAACCATTCTGCACATAGCAAACTTAAAGCAACTTAAAATCTGAATATTTAGAAAAGAAAAAAGCACTTCAATAATGAAGTGCTTTTATGAATGAATCATGATTGCTTATTTATTTTTTATCCACCACTGACTATCTTTACGGTCAGATCGTTTTACTCCATTATCCAGTGTATAGGCAAATCCAATTCCCAGCGTTTGCTTTAACTGTGTTTTTTCAATCTGGTTATGATCATACAGTAGATCTAATGAGATATTGGATGAGATATATTTATTAACTTTTAAATTAAGAAGAGCGCCATACGCCAATACAAGCCTATCAGGGCGATCCAGATAATTTGAAAAGACAGAAGCTGTATTTGTTAAATAAATATCTTCCATAATTTTCATCTTATATATAGCTGTTCCCAGGAAACCGAATTGTAATAAGGATGTTGCTCCATCACTTTTTAAACCGTAGTTTCCGGCAAGTTGTAGCTCTTTATCCAACACAAACGTCCATCTGGCGTTGGTAGGACGTAAAGTTAACGTCAGATTATCATTCGGTCTGTATGTGATACCCATACCGACGTTCAGGTAACCGGGAGCCATAAAGTTTGATATTTTTTTGGCTTCGGGATTATTTCCGTCCTCATATCCTGGCGCAAACTGGGACTGTAGACCTGCACCTAGAGAGAAATACCAGCTTTTGGAAAACTTTCTCCCATAGTTAGTAGAAACATTAATAACATCTTGCGTTTTTCTTATGCCCAATCCTTTTGTATCATTCTGCCCATACCCAAGGATGATAATGTTTTCCCAAAGATCATTGTCTTTTTCATAAGTAATATTATAATTAGCACCCGCAAGCCATCCTACATTATTGGCTCCACCTCCTACCCAGTTCGAAAAGGCGGCCTGATTAATCATTACAGTATTTTTTCCTAGCACCGACCAGTATTTTATGGTGTCTACCACTACTGAATCTTTTTTCAATTCTTCTTGTGCACTTGCATAAACCCCCATAAATATGGAAAGAATTAATAAAAACTTCTTCATTACTCTAAATAATTTTCAATGCAAAAATATTAATATAATTTTTTTTAAAGGTAAAATTTGCCCTTAAACAATATACTTTTTCTAGTTTCAACCCCTGACAACAAAATATTTCAATAAAATTGATGCCAAAATAATTGATTCTAAAGTTAAATTTGATACCTTTTGTCTTAAAATCAGATCAGTAGAAACCTTTTCATCGACAAATTTTCCGAAATTTAGCATTGGCTTTTGATTTGACGTAAAATATTCATGTTTAAAAATGTAATTTCCAAAAGAGCGATTATATACCCTTTGCTGATGCTATCCGCAATGTGGTTCGGATATTTTTTACAAATGCATGGCTTTTTTGGAAGTTGCTTCGGAGCCATCATACCTCTCGTTCCTGAAGGACTTCTGGGAGTGATTACCGCTCCTCTTTTACATGGAAATATCGATCATATTATAGGGAACTCCATTCCGATTGCCGCTCTGATGTTTTTATTATATCAATTTTACCCTTTAGTGGCCAATAAAGTTTTCATTATCGGATGGCTGGCAACAGGACTTTTGGTATGGTTACTTCCTCCTATTGATATCATGACAGGTGAATATATGTACACTTGTACTATCGGAGCCAGTGGTGTAGTCTATGTACTGGCCTTTTTCCTCTTCTTCAGCGGCGTTTTTAAATGGAATACAAAACTTCTGACGATCTCCTTACTTGTTGTATTATACTATGGTAGTTTAATTTGGGGGATGCTTCCAGAAGAGTTGTTTTACAATATGCAGGAACCCAGTAAAATATCATGGCAAGCGCATTTATCCGGAGCAATTGTAGGCAGTATCATAGCCTTTATGTTTAAAAATGTGGGTGAAAAAAAGAAAAAATTCATCTGGGAGTACCCTAATTACTACAGTGAAAAAGATGATAAATTATGGCAAGAGTACAAAGAAAATCATCCGGAAGATTTTCTGGAACTTCCCTATAAAAAAAGAGATGATATATGGGATCATTTGGATGAATTAAGGAAAAAATAAGACTTAATTCATTACATTTGATAAAAAACACACATGATCTCCGAAGAATATTTATATGCCATCGCTTTGCGCGAAAGCAACCAAATTGGTGACATCAATTTCCATAAACTTGTAAAAACCTTTGGAAGTGCAGAAAATGCATGGAAAAAAGCAAAAAAAGAATACAAAAAATTAGACGGAATTGGGCAGAAAACTGTTTCGGACATTGGAAATGAAAACCATCTGAAGTTTGCAGAAAAAGAGCTCAAATTCTGCGAAAAGAACAATATTCGTATCCAATTAAGGCATCTTGAAAAGGTACCATCTCTTCTTAATGAATGTATTGATGCTCCTTCTATTCTTTATCAAAAAGGAAATAT contains:
- a CDS encoding DUF3078 domain-containing protein; this encodes MKKFLLILSIFMGVYASAQEELKKDSVVVDTIKYWSVLGKNTVMINQAAFSNWVGGGANNVGWLAGANYNITYEKDNDLWENIIILGYGQNDTKGLGIRKTQDVINVSTNYGRKFSKSWYFSLGAGLQSQFAPGYEDGNNPEAKKISNFMAPGYLNVGMGITYRPNDNLTLTLRPTNARWTFVLDKELQLAGNYGLKSDGATSLLQFGFLGTAIYKMKIMEDIYLTNTASVFSNYLDRPDRLVLAYGALLNLKVNKYISSNISLDLLYDHNQIEKTQLKQTLGIGFAYTLDNGVKRSDRKDSQWWIKNK
- the sufD gene encoding Fe-S cluster assembly protein SufD produces the protein MALKEQIIENHNEFLESLRHRFLDDDRKAALQKFGNIGFPTKKDEEYKYTNLKEITEKSYSFFPKENHNITKEQFDELHLGEENFDWIVFVNGKLHKELSKVSIENVEFLSFNYALNDDKHKEIFEKYFNTIASKDLAFTNLNLAYCKYGFFLKVPKNVVIEKPIHVFYISQNQDENTFYNTRNLLIVEEGAKVEVIESHHNFDDTYVLTNSVTEIFTYPNAKADWHKLQNDNNTSYLIDNTFAKQEKDSLTTVNTFSFGGKLVRNNLDFIQNGSNINSFMNGITIIGKDQLVDHHTAVHHNFPNCESYQNYKGIFDGNAHGVFNGKVFVDKIAQKTNAYQQNNNVLLSEGASIDTKPQLEIFADDVKCSHGCTVGQLNEDALFYLRARGISKKEAQALLLYAFANDAMQNIDIEPLKEKISKLLAEKLEVDIEF
- the uraH gene encoding hydroxyisourate hydrolase, with translation MKKFLLVFFGFIFLNLSAQEKAGFQLSSHILDISQGQPAGKVEIELEKYNETTKQWVSLGKKQTDNNGRVSDFLPYQKAGNNGKYKLVFFIEDYYKHKNIESFYPSIEVIFKIKDNEHYHVPITLSPYGYSTYRGS
- a CDS encoding DUF3078 domain-containing protein; this encodes MKKVLLIASISFGAMTMAQETKTDAPVTDTVKAWSIQGQNTLMLNQAAFSNWVGGGANNVGWLAGVNYNLTYEKGKDLWENIIILGYGQNNTQGTGVRKTQDVINLSTNYGREFAKHWYISGGVGIQTQFAPGYEDGNNPDAKKISNFMAPGYLSVGAGVTYRPDDNLTVTLRPANARWTFVLDKDLQKAGTYGLKNDGDSSLFQFGFLGTAMYKLKIMENITLLNTASVFSNYLDHPERLVLGYSGVLSMKINKYISTNVTLDLLYDHNQIWKTQLKQTLGVGLAYNFDNGKKRSDNKDNQSWLKK
- the sufC gene encoding Fe-S cluster assembly ATPase SufC, producing MLQIKDLHAKIEDGAEILKGINLEIKPGEVHAIMGPNGAGKSTLSSVIAGKEDYEVTGGEILFQGEDIIEDAPEDRAHKGIFLSFQYPVEIPGVSVTNFIKAALNETRKANGLQEMPAKEMLALIREKSEKLGIKKDFLSRSLNEGFSGGEKKRNEIFQMMMLNPKLAILDETDSGLDIDALRIVADGVNHFKNEGNAVLLITHYQRLLNYIQPDFVHVLANGKIIKTGDKSLALELEEKGYDWLLN
- a CDS encoding rhomboid family intramembrane serine protease, which produces MFKNVISKRAIIYPLLMLSAMWFGYFLQMHGFFGSCFGAIIPLVPEGLLGVITAPLLHGNIDHIIGNSIPIAALMFLLYQFYPLVANKVFIIGWLATGLLVWLLPPIDIMTGEYMYTCTIGASGVVYVLAFFLFFSGVFKWNTKLLTISLLVVLYYGSLIWGMLPEELFYNMQEPSKISWQAHLSGAIVGSIIAFMFKNVGEKKKKFIWEYPNYYSEKDDKLWQEYKENHPEDFLELPYKKRDDIWDHLDELRKK
- the sufB gene encoding Fe-S cluster assembly protein SufB; amino-acid sequence: MSKYTEDDLRVDLENKKYEFGWETKIDYEDFPIGLNEDIVRAISAKKEEPEWMTEWRLESFKIWLKMVEPTWANIKYEKPDFQAIRYYAAPKTKPELESLDQVDPELLKTFEKLGINIEEQKRLSGVAVDIVIDSVSVKTTFQDTLAEKGIIFCSISEAIKNHPDLVRKYLGKVVPRGDNFYAALNSAVFSDGSFCYIPKGVKCPMELSTYFRINQAGTGQFERTLVIADEGSYVSYLEGCTAPSRDENQLHAAVVELIALDNAEIKYSTVQNWYPGNEEGKGGVFNFVTKRGLCERSAKISWTQVETGSAVTWKYPSCILKGDNSIGEFYSIAVTNNHQYADTGTKMIHIGKNTKSTIISKGISAGKSQNSYRGQVKVMPSAKGARNFSQCDSLLMGNECGAHTFPYIEIKDPTAQLEHEATTSKIGEDQIFYCNQRGIDTERAIALIVNGFSKEVLNKLPMEFAIEAQKLLEISLEGSVG